Proteins encoded within one genomic window of Pygocentrus nattereri isolate fPygNat1 chromosome 11, fPygNat1.pri, whole genome shotgun sequence:
- the LOC108435834 gene encoding CMP-N-acetylneuraminate-beta-galactosamide-alpha-2,3-sialyltransferase 1-like, whose amino-acid sequence MVVQTKWLFVGIIIICLVQIKLNLDSEEMCACIHCMAGSKEDPWFLERYKNLVPKLLSRQNSEFSPNTQKWWEQLQGGSSEKNYSAVVETLFSLFPDEEHYSDAGPHRCRTCAVVGNSGNLEGSHYGPLIDAHDFVIRMNKAPTAGFEKDVGSKTTHHAIYPESAVDMDNSTHLVLVPFKILDLEWLISVFTTKHITRTYTGVKSTVQADMDKVMILHPEFMRYVYEVWLQKQGKYPSTGFIMLVLSLHICDQVNVFGFGASKDGNWHHYYDKRYHQHLNTGVHRGSAEYNITLKLHQKNKIQMYKGW is encoded by the exons ATGGTTGTTCAGACAAAATGGTTGTTTGTGGGAATAATAATCATCTGCCTGGTTCAGATCAAACTTAATCTTGATTCAGAAGAGATGTGTGCCTGTATCCATTGTATGGCAGGAAGTAAAGAGGATCCCTGGTTCTTAGAGCGTTATAAGAACCTGGTGCCAAAACTTCTGTCAAGACAGAACAGCGAGTTCAGTCCAAACACCCAGAAATGGTGGGAG CAGCTTCAAGGTGGGTCAAGTGAGAAGAACTACAGTGCAGTTGTGGAGACTCTGTTCTCGCTGTTCCCTGATGAAGAACACTACTCTGACGCTGGTCCTCACCGCTGCAGAACCTGTGCTGTGGTGGGAAACTCTGGAAATCTGGAAGGATCTCATTATGGCCCTCTAATAGATGCCCATGACTTTGTTATAAG GATGAACAAAGCCCCCACTGCTGGCTTTGAGAAGGACGTTGGGTCAAAGACCACTCACCATGCTATCTACCCTGAGAGTGCTGTGGACATGGACAACTCCACCCACCTTGTCCTGGTACCATTTAAAATTCTGGATCTTGAGTGGCTTATCAGTGTCTTCACCACCAAACACATCACGCG cACATATACAGGAGTGAAAAGCACAGTACAAGCAGACATGGACAAG GTGATGATATTGCACCCTGAGTTTATGAGATATGTCTATGAGGTCTGGCTGCAGAAACAGGGGAAATATCCTTCTACTGGATTCATCATGCTTGTACTGTCCCTGCACATCTGTGACCAG GTGAATGTATTTGGATTTGGTGCCAGTAAAGACGGGAATTGGCACCATTACTATGACAAAAGATATCATCAACATCTCAATACTGGGGTACACAGAGGAAGCGCTGAATACAACATTACTCTGAAACTCCACCAGAAGAACAAGATCCAGATGTATAAAGGATGGTAA